A region of Nitrospirota bacterium DNA encodes the following proteins:
- a CDS encoding M48 family metalloprotease: MPITFIDIERQKSWRIGLLLFFLVALYFLFAFIIAQAVVLFLLGTRSFFVIGSANYAVIIAVSVLTLALVHFGISGYTAVQRVIEQVRAETPDPEDGIHRQLVNIIAEIHIASGNTRKIRCMVIPTLSMNALAVTDLKGEAVIAITEGLLSRLSRDQLEAVVAHEAYHILSGDCLETSLAASLFGIYASAVDGLKGASTEDVRAVPFLLLFWMLSTLASMVNMFISREREYRADAGAVRMTRNPLALAEALHRISARWSGAGFISDGLEMLCISSPTVDSHDEAEGWLDDLLSTHPPVRKRIAVLLGMAHLSPSALDKQDRSRTPVQMPPLPAGSFEGGSVQEPLMFCPSCRGPLVREPAESTTVFRCHACRGLLVDNDKIPRILARKQVECTDRLLALVRAVTADNQRSLAIRQKRLKERKNAETIPCPKCGRVMFRTFYSYAYLIEIDRCNACCLTWFDADELEMLQYIIENKITGAIENLQEFHG; encoded by the coding sequence ATGCCGATCACCTTTATAGACATCGAGAGGCAGAAGAGCTGGCGGATAGGGCTTCTCCTATTCTTCCTTGTGGCGCTCTATTTTCTTTTCGCTTTCATCATTGCCCAGGCCGTTGTCCTCTTCTTGTTAGGGACACGTTCTTTTTTTGTTATTGGTTCCGCGAACTATGCGGTCATTATCGCTGTCTCTGTCCTGACCCTTGCCCTTGTCCACTTTGGCATCTCCGGCTATACAGCGGTGCAGCGAGTAATAGAGCAGGTTCGCGCCGAAACTCCTGATCCCGAAGACGGCATTCACCGGCAGCTTGTAAATATCATCGCTGAGATCCACATTGCATCCGGCAATACACGAAAGATCAGATGCATGGTCATCCCCACGCTCTCAATGAATGCCCTGGCAGTGACTGATCTTAAGGGTGAAGCGGTGATTGCCATAACCGAAGGTCTGCTTTCGCGCCTGTCCCGTGACCAGCTTGAGGCTGTTGTCGCGCATGAAGCGTATCACATCCTCTCGGGTGACTGCCTCGAAACCTCTCTTGCTGCAAGCCTTTTCGGCATATACGCCTCTGCGGTGGACGGGCTGAAGGGCGCGAGCACGGAAGATGTCAGAGCGGTCCCCTTCCTGCTGCTCTTCTGGATGCTGTCTACGTTAGCTTCGATGGTAAATATGTTCATTTCCCGCGAACGGGAATATCGTGCGGATGCCGGTGCCGTACGAATGACGCGTAATCCTCTCGCACTTGCTGAAGCCCTTCATCGCATTTCTGCCCGCTGGAGCGGCGCCGGGTTCATCAGTGATGGACTTGAAATGCTCTGCATCAGCAGTCCCACGGTCGATTCTCATGATGAGGCTGAAGGCTGGCTTGATGATCTTCTCTCGACGCATCCTCCTGTCAGGAAGCGTATTGCTGTCCTTCTCGGCATGGCCCATCTCAGTCCTTCGGCCCTCGACAAGCAGGACCGGTCCCGAACGCCGGTGCAGATGCCGCCCTTGCCGGCTGGTTCTTTTGAGGGCGGGTCTGTTCAGGAACCGCTAATGTTCTGTCCTTCATGCCGAGGGCCGCTCGTTCGGGAACCGGCTGAAAGCACTACCGTATTCAGATGCCACGCCTGCAGGGGACTGCTTGTTGATAATGATAAGATCCCCCGCATTCTTGCGAGAAAGCAGGTGGAGTGCACGGACAGGCTCCTGGCTCTGGTGCGGGCCGTGACGGCTGACAATCAGCGCAGTCTGGCAATAAGACAGAAAAGATTGAAGGAGAGAAAGAACGCGGAGACCATTCCCTGTCCGAAGTGCGGAAGGGTCATGTTCAGGACTTTTTACAGTTACGCCTATCTCATAGAGATCGACCGCTGCAACGCCTGCTGTCTTACCTGGTTTGATGCTGATGAACTGGAGATGCTTCAGTACATCATCGAGAACAAGATCACCGGGGCGATCGAAAACCTGCAGGAGTTCCATGGCTGA
- the scpB gene encoding SMC-Scp complex subunit ScpB, whose protein sequence is MADKEKISLIEAMFFVSGEPVTLASLKSAMDMPEADIKQTVDELIAEYKERDRGILIMEIADGYQMVTNPLYAKLLRKFTNTAASNKLSMPALETLAIVAYKQPLIKAEVEQIRGVNSDGVMKSLLDKRLIRIVGQKEAPGKPMLYGTTKEFLQYFGLKDLTELPTLRELTREEAA, encoded by the coding sequence ATGGCGGACAAGGAAAAGATATCTCTTATCGAGGCAATGTTTTTTGTCTCAGGAGAGCCGGTAACGCTTGCTTCATTGAAAAGCGCCATGGATATGCCTGAGGCTGATATCAAACAGACAGTAGACGAGCTCATTGCCGAGTATAAGGAGCGCGACCGCGGGATACTCATCATGGAGATAGCTGACGGCTATCAGATGGTGACCAATCCGCTGTATGCAAAGCTTCTGCGCAAGTTTACCAATACCGCTGCATCGAACAAGCTCTCGATGCCTGCACTTGAGACCCTTGCCATCGTTGCATACAAACAGCCGCTCATAAAGGCAGAGGTTGAGCAGATACGAGGCGTTAACTCGGACGGTGTTATGAAGAGCCTGCTTGACAAGAGGCTCATCAGGATCGTCGGCCAGAAGGAAGCACCGGGAAAACCTATGCTGTACGGCACGACCAAGGAGTTTCTTCAGTATTTCGGACTGAAGGATCTGACCGAGCTCCCTACTCTGAGGGAGCTAACACGGGAGGAGGCGGCGTGA
- the dapB gene encoding 4-hydroxy-tetrahydrodipicolinate reductase, which produces MIKIGVAGAAGKMGSRITALCREYEGLELAGACERTGHTEIGKDIGFVAGIGGTGVTLQDSMEKVMDAVDIIIDFTSIESTVKNLEIAAQKGKAMVIGTTGLSRDDIKRIEPLLRKIPCVMASNMSLGVNLLLKVLQDVARVLGDDYDIEIVEAHHRLKKDAPSGTALKMAQVIADAVNRNLDEVGIYARHGIIGQRTKKEIGIQTVRAGDIVGEHTVLFGGLGERIEITHKASSRDTFARGALKAALWLAGKPAGLYDMQDVLGLK; this is translated from the coding sequence ATGATAAAGATCGGCGTAGCAGGAGCAGCAGGAAAGATGGGGAGCAGGATCACCGCCCTTTGCAGGGAATATGAAGGACTGGAGCTCGCAGGGGCGTGCGAAAGGACAGGGCATACAGAGATCGGCAAGGACATCGGCTTTGTTGCCGGTATTGGCGGGACAGGCGTCACTCTGCAGGACAGTATGGAAAAAGTCATGGATGCAGTCGATATTATTATTGATTTCACCTCAATTGAGTCAACGGTAAAGAACCTGGAGATCGCAGCCCAAAAAGGCAAGGCAATGGTCATCGGCACAACCGGCCTTTCCCGTGATGACATAAAACGGATCGAACCGTTGCTCAGGAAGATCCCCTGCGTAATGGCATCGAATATGAGCCTGGGCGTGAACCTGCTGCTTAAAGTTCTGCAGGATGTTGCCCGGGTACTCGGAGACGATTATGATATCGAGATCGTTGAAGCACACCACAGGCTGAAAAAGGATGCCCCTAGCGGCACCGCGCTGAAGATGGCCCAGGTCATTGCAGATGCCGTAAACAGGAACCTTGACGAGGTGGGCATCTATGCGAGGCACGGCATTATCGGACAGAGAACAAAAAAAGAAATAGGCATTCAGACCGTCAGGGCTGGTGATATTGTAGGAGAACATACGGTACTGTTCGGCGGGCTTGGCGAAAGGATAGAAATAACGCACAAGGCTTCAAGCAGAGACACCTTTGCACGGGGAGCGCTCAAAGCAGCCCTTTGGCTGGCAGGAAAACCTGCAGGCCTTTATGATATGCAGGACGTTTTAGGCCTAAAGTAG
- a CDS encoding Gx transporter family protein: MQLQDKYRIAILSAYALALHGFEAMLPSPLPWLRFGISNIITLTALVLFGFRTAMMITLIRVMLGSIFAGTFLGPAFILSLGGGLAGTIAMGAVFSVSRNIFGPVGLSLIGALFHNAAQLFFAYLLFIRRIEAVLLISPVILLIGTLTGFANGLVADILIKNLLKKGQDSIQNVARA; this comes from the coding sequence ATGCAATTACAGGATAAATACCGCATAGCCATCCTGTCTGCCTATGCCCTGGCCCTGCACGGATTTGAAGCAATGCTGCCGAGTCCGCTGCCATGGCTCAGATTCGGGATTTCGAACATAATAACCCTTACCGCGCTCGTATTGTTCGGGTTCAGGACTGCGATGATGATCACGCTCATCAGGGTCATGCTTGGCTCCATCTTCGCCGGCACGTTCCTGGGGCCCGCATTCATCCTCAGCCTGGGAGGCGGTCTGGCGGGAACTATTGCGATGGGCGCAGTGTTCAGTGTCAGCAGGAATATCTTCGGTCCGGTCGGCCTCAGCCTCATTGGGGCGCTTTTTCATAATGCGGCCCAGCTTTTTTTCGCATATCTCCTCTTTATCCGGAGGATCGAGGCAGTGTTGCTGATCAGCCCTGTGATTCTGCTCATAGGCACACTGACCGGTTTTGCAAACGGTCTTGTTGCGGACATCCTGATAAAAAACCTGTTGAAAAAAGGACAGGACTCAATACAAAATGTAGCCCGGGCCTGA
- a CDS encoding DNA gyrase inhibitor YacG codes for MQITCRICKNITTWEENPYRPFCSARCKTIDLGAWAAEEYRVEGRKEEEEDEQELDD; via the coding sequence ATGCAGATCACCTGCCGCATATGCAAGAATATAACAACCTGGGAGGAGAACCCCTACAGGCCGTTCTGTTCTGCGCGTTGCAAAACGATCGACCTGGGCGCCTGGGCAGCTGAGGAGTATCGCGTGGAAGGCAGAAAAGAAGAAGAGGAAGATGAACAGGAACTGGATGATTAG
- a CDS encoding rubredoxin, with protein MGKWRCTICGYVYDPEFGDSDGGIAPGTKFEDIPDGWTCPVCGATKDSFEQV; from the coding sequence ATGGGAAAGTGGAGATGTACTATTTGCGGTTATGTCTATGATCCGGAGTTTGGCGACAGTGATGGCGGTATTGCTCCTGGTACGAAGTTCGAAGATATTCCTGATGGCTGGACCTGTCCTGTCTGCGGCGCCACAAAAGACTCATTCGAGCAGGTGTGA
- a CDS encoding LysM peptidoglycan-binding domain-containing protein, giving the protein MKKVSLVLALFILLLFVTGASARTTYTIKKGDNLHDIARKYHIAVSDIQSVNKVNAANLKPGTKITIPVENKSQKSAKKGSRKDKTTAITSARSSAKYVKAETASPSKPSNREKTERETIQPVKTAADSSKYHVVKKGDTLRAIARKYSVSVSDVKGLNDLHSAKLKAGQKLLVALSGPKTYTVRKGDNLWQIAKKFDMDSDDLMEINEMSSPDLKVGQKLFLEEKPEVVNVDQKYIVMARNIEEELKRVPESPEFAEKTSPDKLVTFAKKLLNIPYKFGGNTILGIDCSSYVKKVYGLMGVNLPRTAREQFKEGEEIEKEELSVGDLVFFRTYASFPSHVGIYLGNNLFIHASSRGKKVTIDNLETPYYVKRFIGAKRLISASEEQEKAASDPAS; this is encoded by the coding sequence ATGAAAAAAGTATCGCTCGTTTTGGCATTATTTATCCTGCTTCTTTTTGTCACCGGGGCATCGGCAAGGACCACCTATACGATAAAAAAAGGTGATAACCTTCACGACATTGCAAGGAAATATCATATTGCGGTCAGTGACATCCAGAGCGTGAACAAGGTCAATGCTGCAAATCTGAAACCGGGGACAAAGATCACGATCCCTGTGGAGAATAAGTCTCAAAAATCAGCAAAGAAAGGATCAAGAAAGGACAAAACAACAGCCATAACATCTGCCAGATCATCAGCGAAGTATGTAAAGGCCGAAACAGCCTCACCGTCGAAGCCATCAAACCGTGAAAAAACAGAAAGGGAAACCATTCAGCCTGTAAAAACAGCCGCTGACAGCAGTAAGTATCATGTTGTGAAAAAAGGCGATACCCTTAGGGCTATCGCCAGGAAGTACAGTGTATCCGTATCAGATGTAAAGGGTCTGAATGACCTGCATTCAGCAAAACTAAAGGCCGGACAGAAGCTCCTCGTAGCGCTCTCCGGCCCAAAGACCTATACGGTCAGGAAGGGCGACAACCTCTGGCAGATAGCAAAGAAGTTCGATATGGATTCTGATGACCTCATGGAGATTAACGAGATGTCCTCCCCTGATCTCAAGGTCGGACAGAAACTGTTTCTGGAGGAAAAGCCGGAAGTTGTCAATGTGGATCAGAAGTATATTGTCATGGCCAGGAATATCGAAGAGGAACTGAAAAGGGTCCCGGAATCTCCGGAATTTGCTGAAAAGACCTCTCCTGACAAGCTGGTCACCTTTGCAAAGAAACTGCTGAACATCCCGTACAAGTTCGGCGGCAACACCATTCTTGGCATTGATTGCTCAAGCTATGTGAAGAAGGTCTATGGCCTGATGGGCGTCAACCTTCCGCGAACTGCCCGTGAACAGTTCAAGGAAGGTGAAGAGATCGAAAAGGAAGAACTTTCGGTAGGGGACCTTGTTTTCTTCAGGACGTATGCATCTTTCCCGTCCCATGTGGGCATCTATCTCGGGAACAACCTTTTCATCCATGCCTCGTCCAGAGGCAAGAAGGTCACCATCGATAACCTTGAAACGCCCTATTACGTGAAGCGTTTCATCGGCGCAAAGAGGCTCATTTCGGCATCTGAGGAGCAGGAAAAAGCAGCATCTGATCCGGCAAGCTAA
- the crcB gene encoding fluoride efflux transporter CrcB — protein MQNVLIIGLGGFLGAVARYAIGLWIGQRWGRTFPLGTFVINVSGSFLIGFLMALFTERLMLNPQWRMFFVIGFLGAYTTFSTFEYETGALLRDGEWFIASLNVALSVIIGFAALKVGEGAARVL, from the coding sequence ATGCAGAACGTTCTTATCATCGGGTTAGGTGGTTTCCTGGGCGCAGTTGCCCGCTACGCCATAGGCCTCTGGATCGGCCAGAGATGGGGCAGGACATTCCCTCTCGGCACCTTTGTCATTAATGTAAGCGGCAGTTTTCTTATCGGCTTTCTTATGGCACTTTTCACGGAAAGGCTTATGCTCAATCCTCAATGGAGGATGTTCTTTGTTATCGGCTTCCTTGGAGCCTACACAACCTTTTCTACCTTCGAATATGAGACAGGAGCACTCCTCAGGGACGGTGAGTGGTTCATCGCATCGCTCAATGTTGCTCTCAGCGTTATAATCGGCTTCGCTGCCCTGAAGGTCGGCGAAGGCGCAGCACGGGTGCTATAG
- a CDS encoding FAD:protein FMN transferase, whose protein sequence is MLTNTFRYRAVIVLMLVTTAVSCSSGKDSVFKKTRPLMDTMVSITVVTDSKDRAEKAIENAFAEISRFGDLIDFYSEKSELAGINRNAGLRSVKVSPETLDVIEKAVFAAERSGGAFDPTIGPIVKLWDFLNKKKPTGAAIAEALPLVNYKDILIDSPAATVFLKRKGMMIDLGGIAKGYAADLAVESLKKTGILSGLVSIAGDIRTFGRKPDKSPWTIGIKNPRQTGEKDEIIAKIRLDDEAISTSGDYERYFISDDKRYHHLLDPKTGMPAFGCRSVSIVTDKAVNTDAFSTAVFILGPEKGMKLMREMGMDAMVIDGSGTIHITDAIKEKITHEKGH, encoded by the coding sequence ATGCTGACGAATACATTTCGATATAGAGCGGTGATCGTTCTCATGCTCGTGACAACTGCCGTTTCCTGTTCATCCGGAAAAGACTCTGTCTTTAAGAAGACCAGGCCGCTCATGGACACCATGGTCAGTATCACGGTCGTTACCGACTCAAAAGACCGAGCAGAAAAGGCCATAGAAAACGCATTTGCAGAGATCAGCAGGTTCGGCGATCTGATAGATTTTTATTCTGAGAAGAGCGAACTTGCAGGCATCAACAGAAATGCAGGCCTTCGTAGCGTAAAGGTCTCCCCTGAAACTCTTGATGTCATAGAAAAAGCGGTCTTTGCTGCGGAAAGATCAGGAGGTGCATTCGATCCCACGATCGGTCCGATCGTCAAGCTTTGGGATTTTCTGAATAAGAAGAAACCGACCGGGGCCGCGATCGCAGAGGCTTTACCTCTGGTGAACTACAAGGATATACTTATTGACAGCCCGGCAGCCACCGTCTTTCTCAAACGAAAAGGCATGATGATAGACCTCGGAGGCATTGCAAAGGGATATGCCGCTGACCTTGCGGTGGAATCGCTAAAGAAGACGGGTATCCTGTCAGGCCTTGTTTCGATCGCCGGCGACATCAGGACCTTTGGCAGGAAGCCGGATAAAAGCCCATGGACCATAGGCATTAAGAACCCCCGTCAGACGGGTGAGAAGGATGAGATCATCGCAAAGATACGGCTCGACGACGAGGCGATCTCCACATCCGGTGATTATGAGCGGTATTTTATTTCTGATGATAAACGGTACCATCACCTTCTCGATCCGAAGACCGGCATGCCGGCCTTCGGGTGCAGGAGTGTCAGTATCGTCACCGACAAGGCGGTCAACACAGACGCTTTTTCCACGGCAGTTTTTATCCTTGGCCCTGAGAAAGGCATGAAGCTTATGAGAGAAATGGGTATGGATGCCATGGTCATCGACGGCAGCGGTACGATCCATATAACCGATGCCATAAAGGAAAAGATTACACATGAAAAAGGCCATTAA
- a CDS encoding UbiX family flavin prenyltransferase, with protein MKRFVFAISGASGSIIGIRVLRELVRTSEIYLIISAPSFPMIREETGIDWHAASDAAIEKKIRSSLRSTKIRYCNEQNMAAPISSGSFKHDGMFIVPCSMKTLSGVAQGYTENLIQRAADVTIKEGRPLLLSPREMPFSAIHLENMLNATNLPTPLFGKGRRQVRSMMIAGLLAPRSWQGESVMRDV; from the coding sequence ATGAAGAGATTCGTCTTTGCCATAAGCGGCGCCTCGGGCTCCATCATAGGCATCAGGGTTCTTCGTGAACTTGTCAGGACGTCCGAGATCTATCTGATCATTTCTGCTCCGTCTTTCCCGATGATCAGGGAAGAGACCGGCATTGATTGGCATGCCGCGTCAGACGCTGCCATCGAAAAGAAGATCCGTTCATCCCTGAGATCGACGAAGATCCGCTACTGCAATGAACAGAATATGGCTGCGCCCATATCAAGCGGTTCGTTCAAACATGACGGCATGTTCATTGTCCCCTGCTCCATGAAGACTCTCTCCGGGGTTGCACAGGGCTATACAGAGAACCTGATCCAGCGTGCGGCTGATGTGACGATAAAGGAGGGCAGGCCTCTGTTGCTTTCACCCCGGGAGATGCCGTTCAGTGCCATACATCTCGAAAATATGCTTAACGCAACAAATCTCCCCACACCCCTCTTTGGCAAGGGGAGGAGACAGGTGAGGTCGATGATGATAGCAGGCCTGTTGGCGCCCCGTTCATGGCAAGGAGAATCGGTGATGCGTGACGTGTAA
- a CDS encoding GIY-YIG nuclease family protein: MAEPAEAEETPAGSGHDEHWCVYVLRCRNNSLYTGMTNNLERRLVLHDQGRGSKYVRAWRPFELVKTIPCRNAGEAGRLERELKKLSRKEKIDVLELFIEPLR, from the coding sequence ATGGCTGAACCGGCAGAGGCGGAAGAGACACCTGCCGGCAGCGGGCATGATGAGCATTGGTGCGTCTATGTTCTCAGATGCCGGAATAATTCCCTGTATACCGGCATGACGAATAATCTCGAGAGAAGGCTTGTGTTACACGATCAGGGCAGGGGCAGTAAATATGTCAGAGCATGGAGACCGTTTGAGCTGGTTAAAACCATACCGTGCAGGAATGCAGGAGAAGCGGGAAGGCTTGAGCGCGAACTGAAAAAACTTTCACGCAAAGAAAAGATCGATGTCCTTGAACTCTTCATTGAACCGTTACGATAA
- a CDS encoding DUF190 domain-containing protein, with protein sequence MNIRPARKLTIYLDETDKVHGKPAYEVVMELCYRNKVSGVSVFRGVAGYGGQRVFHTAKILELSTSLPVKIEIVDREETINRVLPEITALITKGLVEVADTTIVEKSI encoded by the coding sequence ATGAATATCAGGCCTGCCAGGAAGCTAACGATCTATCTGGACGAGACGGACAAAGTGCATGGAAAACCGGCTTACGAGGTCGTTATGGAGTTATGCTATCGCAACAAGGTATCCGGCGTGAGCGTATTCCGCGGCGTTGCAGGGTATGGCGGACAGAGGGTTTTCCATACGGCAAAGATACTGGAACTTTCAACCAGCCTGCCGGTCAAGATCGAGATCGTGGACAGAGAAGAAACGATCAACAGGGTCCTGCCCGAAATAACCGCTCTCATCACCAAAGGCCTTGTGGAGGTCGCTGATACGACGATCGTGGAAAAAAGCATCTAA
- a CDS encoding NusG domain II-containing protein produces the protein MKKAIKNTTIADRLLFLFLIVASAAGLVYTREALSLGSDVVVEVNGRPVYTLSLDADTEVPIEGTHGRTVLEIRASKVRMKEADCSNQTCKKQGWISRGTIVCLPNNIVVIVGSGTKKDIDAITG, from the coding sequence ATGAAAAAGGCCATTAAAAACACAACGATAGCGGACAGGCTCCTGTTCCTGTTCCTGATCGTCGCCTCGGCTGCAGGACTTGTGTACACGCGGGAAGCGTTATCTCTGGGCTCTGATGTTGTGGTCGAAGTGAACGGCAGGCCTGTTTATACCCTTTCTCTTGATGCCGATACTGAGGTCCCGATAGAGGGAACACACGGCCGGACCGTTCTCGAGATCAGGGCCAGCAAAGTGCGCATGAAAGAGGCGGATTGCAGCAACCAGACATGCAAAAAGCAGGGCTGGATATCCAGGGGAACGATCGTCTGCCTGCCGAACAATATTGTTGTGATCGTCGGCAGCGGTACGAAAAAAGATATTGATGCAATTACAGGATAA
- the uvrA gene encoding excinuclease ABC subunit UvrA translates to MQTAIHIKGAREHNLKNLELSIPRDAITVITGPSGSGKSSLAIDTIYAEGQRRYVESLSPYSRQFLEQMQKPDVDSIEGLSPSVAIDQKTVSRSPRSTLGTITEIYDYLRVLYTRLGTAFCYRCNVEISTQESKNIIHAVLSLPEGTRIQVLSPIIRDRKGNYRKELQEMRSEGFVRARIDGEMKDLTQNIILAKQKRHTIEIVIDRLIVKRGIERQINDSVETAFKYTDSLVVNLINENKDILFSKTAACPKCGVSYPDIVPRFFSFNSTAGACPVCNGLGFEHILEEAVDLDEQKLCRECHGLRLKKESLSVRFHGLNIAELSRMSVDQALAFLRNVKFTEREKTIAARIMKEINDRLFFLSKVGIGYLTLDRPSLTLSGGESQRVRLATQMGSSLTGVLYVLDEPSIGLHPRDCGKLLESLTAVRNAGNTVIVVEHDEETIRWADYIVDMGPGAGTHGGSVVAAGTPAEIEKNSESLTGNYLSGHIRIETPAQRRKAAEFIVIHGASEHNLKHIDISIPLKTFTCVTGVSGSGKSTLVFDILQRAAEKVFSKGLSGVRAAGAHKKIVGLEKIDKVISVDQSPIGRTPRSNPATYTGFFGLMRDIFALVPEAKKRGYSASRFSFNVEGGRCESCRGNGLIKVEMHFLPDVYVHCEKCKGERYNDETLEIRYRDKNIAELLDMTVSDALIFFENIPLLRRKLEMLEEIGLGYIQLGQSATTLSGGESQRIRLSKELGKRTTGNTLYILDEPTTGLHFVDIQRLLDVITMLVDRGNTVVVIEHNLDIIKSADFIIDLGPEGGDQGGEVLAAGTPEEVSRTPASYTGRFLKERLAAR, encoded by the coding sequence ATGCAGACAGCAATACATATCAAGGGCGCCAGAGAGCATAACCTCAAGAATCTTGAACTCTCGATCCCAAGGGATGCTATAACAGTCATCACCGGGCCGTCAGGGTCAGGCAAATCCTCGCTTGCCATTGATACCATTTATGCAGAAGGTCAGAGAAGATATGTAGAAAGTCTCTCGCCCTATTCCCGTCAGTTCCTTGAACAGATGCAGAAGCCTGATGTCGATTCCATTGAGGGCCTTTCTCCGTCTGTTGCCATCGACCAGAAGACCGTAAGCAGAAGCCCCCGGTCAACGCTCGGCACCATAACCGAGATCTATGACTATCTCCGCGTATTGTACACCCGGCTTGGTACAGCCTTCTGCTACCGATGCAATGTCGAAATATCCACGCAGGAGTCAAAAAATATCATCCATGCAGTGCTCTCTCTGCCGGAAGGGACCAGGATACAGGTCCTTTCACCGATCATCAGGGACAGGAAAGGGAATTACCGCAAAGAACTTCAGGAGATGAGAAGCGAGGGGTTCGTGAGGGCACGCATTGACGGTGAGATGAAAGACCTCACGCAGAACATTATCCTCGCAAAACAGAAGCGCCACACCATCGAGATCGTTATTGACAGGCTGATCGTCAAAAGAGGCATTGAGCGTCAGATCAATGATTCTGTCGAGACCGCCTTCAAATACACCGACTCTCTTGTCGTTAACCTGATCAATGAAAATAAGGATATCCTCTTCTCGAAGACAGCTGCCTGCCCGAAATGCGGCGTCAGCTATCCGGATATCGTGCCGCGTTTCTTCTCCTTCAACAGCACGGCAGGTGCCTGTCCGGTCTGCAACGGCCTCGGCTTTGAACATATCCTGGAGGAGGCTGTCGACCTGGACGAGCAGAAGCTCTGCAGGGAGTGCCATGGCCTGAGGCTGAAGAAGGAATCGCTGAGCGTCAGATTCCATGGCCTCAATATCGCTGAGCTCAGCAGGATGTCTGTAGATCAGGCCCTGGCATTTCTGAGGAACGTAAAGTTCACCGAAAGGGAAAAGACCATTGCTGCAAGGATCATGAAAGAGATTAATGACAGACTCTTCTTCCTCTCAAAGGTCGGCATCGGCTATCTCACCCTCGACAGACCTTCCCTAACTTTGTCAGGAGGAGAATCTCAACGAGTGCGTCTCGCCACACAGATGGGCTCGTCCCTTACCGGCGTGCTGTATGTCCTCGATGAACCGAGCATAGGACTCCATCCCCGGGACTGCGGAAAACTCCTTGAAAGCCTCACCGCGGTCAGGAATGCCGGCAACACGGTGATTGTCGTCGAACATGACGAGGAGACGATCAGATGGGCAGACTATATCGTTGACATGGGACCCGGCGCGGGAACTCACGGCGGATCGGTCGTTGCTGCCGGGACACCTGCAGAGATAGAGAAGAACAGCGAATCCCTCACCGGCAACTATCTGAGCGGGCATATCAGGATCGAGACACCGGCACAGAGAAGAAAGGCAGCAGAGTTCATCGTCATTCATGGGGCCTCGGAGCATAACCTGAAGCATATTGATATCAGCATACCACTTAAGACATTCACTTGCGTTACCGGCGTGTCAGGCTCTGGCAAGAGCACACTGGTATTTGATATCCTCCAGCGAGCTGCAGAAAAAGTATTTTCCAAAGGCTTGTCCGGAGTCCGTGCAGCGGGAGCGCACAAAAAGATCGTTGGCCTTGAAAAGATAGATAAGGTAATAAGCGTTGATCAGTCGCCCATCGGCAGGACGCCGCGTTCGAATCCGGCAACATATACAGGCTTCTTTGGCCTGATGAGAGATATCTTTGCTCTGGTGCCTGAGGCGAAAAAGCGCGGGTATTCGGCTTCGCGCTTCAGCTTCAATGTTGAGGGCGGCAGATGCGAATCATGCCGCGGCAACGGCCTCATCAAGGTCGAGATGCACTTCCTTCCCGATGTATATGTGCACTGTGAGAAGTGCAAGGGTGAACGCTACAATGACGAAACTCTCGAGATCAGATACCGGGACAAAAATATCGCAGAACTGCTCGACATGACCGTATCTGACGCCCTGATCTTTTTTGAGAATATCCCGCTGCTGCGCAGAAAACTCGAAATGCTCGAAGAGATCGGGCTTGGGTACATCCAGTTGGGCCAGTCTGCCACCACACTGTCAGGCGGCGAGTCGCAGAGAATACGGCTGTCAAAAGAACTCGGCAAGAGGACAACAGGCAATACCCTGTATATCCTCGACGAACCGACCACAGGCCTGCATTTTGTTGACATCCAGAGGCTGCTTGATGTTATCACCATGCTCGTTGACCGGGGCAACACGGTCGTGGTGATAGAGCACAATCTTGACATCATCAAATCAGCTGACTTCATCATCGATCTCGGGCCTGAAGGCGGTGACCAGGGAGGAGAGGTCCTTGCGGCCGGAACACCTGAAGAAGTAAGCAGAACCCCGGCATCCTATACAGGCAGATTTCTGAAAGAACGCCTTGCGGCCCGTTAG